The sequence TTTGATATATGTTAACTTCTAAAACGGGTTTTGTATATATCAAAAAGACATTGTATTTGTTTTTATTGGATATCAAAAACAAAACTACAAGGTTTCACCAGTGTTTAGTTAGAGTGCcttgtttaattttgtttattaaattaTTGTCGAAAAAGAATTGAAGACCACTGTAATATCTGAAGATCAATtttaaaaatgataataatacaATTGAAATCTCAAAAATTAAATTGATGCATGATATGGGTTTCGGGACTATTTTGATAATTTAGTTTGAGTTAGTAATGCTCAATTATAGAACCactcaaaaaggaaaaaaaaaatgtgCAAAAGAATGAAATTAGTTTTTGGGCCAAGCGTAAAGCAACAAGGAGAAAGCGCCGCCATTACTGGCAGAAGACCTTGCAGACGAAGAAGAGGAGGTTCTCCCACCATCACTGGTCTCCTCCGCCCACTGCAACACACCGGAGCCCGGCAACAATCCTTTCTTCATCAACTTCTTCTCGGCACCCACCATTTCCGGCCACACGGTGCCATCGCCACCCACCTGGAACACAAAAACGCCGTGCCTGCCACCGTTGCTGCTGTTACTATTTTCATTGTTATCGCCGTTGGCCACCCAACTCAGCACGTCCCAGTAGAACTCAACTTCTACGCCGTCTACGAAGAATTTGTCATTCCCTCTGAACTTCCATGCAAGCCTCTTGACCACCAAGCGAAGTTGACTGTCAACTTTGACTCTGAGCGAGCCTCCACTGCATTCAATCTCAATGTCATGCTTGCAACCCATGAACACCGCCCTTGACACGTAACTCTTGCTCCCAAACACGTGCTCTCTCCTCGAAAGCAAGATCGGATCAACGCTTTTCTCTTGTGTGTTGTGGAGAATGTTATAATTAATGTCACCGATGAAGAATTTGATTTTCCCATTGCATAAGATCGCCAAGTAGAAGCACGAGTCTGGCTCTGCTGATTTCTGAGTGAATTTCGTCCGGGAGAAGTTCCATTGGAGCTTGATCTTGTGGCGGCGGTGGTTTTGATGGTAGTAGATGGATTTGGAGCCGTGCGGTGTCTTTTCTCTTGTGGAGAATGTTATAATTAATGTCACCGATGAAGAATTTGATTTTCCCATTGCATAAGATCGCCAAGTAGAAGCACGAGTCTGGAGTCTGGGATTTCTGAGTGAATTTCGTCCGGGAGAAGTTCCATTGGAGCTTGATCTTGTGGCGGCGGTGGTTTTGATGGTAGTAGATGGATTTGGAGCCGTGCGGTGNNNNNNNNNNNNNNNNNNNNNNNNNNNNNNNNNNNNNNNNNNNNNNNNNNNNNNNNNNNNNNNNNNNNNNNNNNNNNNNNNNNNNNNNNNNNNNNNNNNNNNNNNNNNNNNNNNNNNNNNNNNNNNNNNNNNNNNNNNNNNNNNNNNNNNNNNNNNNNNNNNNNNNNNNNNNNNNNNNNNNNNNNNNNNNNNNNNNNNNNNNNNNNNNNNNNNNNNNNNNNNNNNNNNNNNNNNNNNNNNNNNNNNNNNNNNNNNNNNNNNNNNNNNNNNNNNNNNNNNNNNNNNNNNNNNNNNNNNNNNNNNNNNNNNNNNNNNNNNNNNNNNNNNNNNNNNNNNNNNNNNNNNNNNNNNNNNNNNNNNNNNNNNNNN is a genomic window of Arachis ipaensis cultivar K30076 chromosome B06, Araip1.1, whole genome shotgun sequence containing:
- the LOC107645836 gene encoding uncharacterized protein LOC107645836, yielding MMIPACFSQSTTTSNQTPPQNVVTCIYQTQLFNSSSSSTYLTLSWSKTPFSHSLTIYAADIFTTTISLNPSTHRTAPNPSTTIKTTAATRSSSNGTSPGRNSLRNPRLQTRASTWRSYAMGKSNSSSVTLIITFSTREKTPHGSKSIYYHQNHRRHKIKLQWNFSRTKFTQKSAEPDSCFYLAILCNGKIKFFIGDINYNILHNTQEKSVDPILLSRREHVFGSKSYVSRAVFMGCKHDIEIECSGGSLRVKVDSQLRLVVKRLAWKFRGNDKFFVDGVEVEFYWDVLSWVANGDNNENSNSSNGGRHGVFVFQVGGDGTVWPEMVGAEKKLMKKGLLPGSGVLQWAEETSDGGRTSSSSSARSSASNGGAFSLLLYAWPKN